The Syngnathus scovelli strain Florida chromosome 13, RoL_Ssco_1.2, whole genome shotgun sequence genome has a window encoding:
- the nrarpa gene encoding notch-regulated ankyrin repeat-containing protein A — MSQADVSTCSAPQRVFQEAVKKGNTKELHSLLQNMTNCEFNVNSFGPEGQTALHQSVIDGNLELVKLLVKFGADIRLANREGWSALHIAAFGGHQDIVLYLITKAKYSSGAR, encoded by the coding sequence ATGAGCCAGGCGGACGTGTCCACATGCTCGGCCCCGCAAAGGGTCTTTCAGGAGGCGGTGAAGAAGGGCAACACCAAGGAGCTGCACTCGCTGCTGCAGAACATGACGAACTGCGAATTCAACGTCAACTCGTTCGGACCCGAGGGTCAGACGGCGCTGCACCAGTCCGTCATCGACGGCAACCTGGAGCTGGTCAAGCTGCTGGTCAAGTTCGGTGCGGACATCCGGCTCGCCAACCGGGAGGGTTGGAGCGCCCTGCACATCGCCGCCTTCGGGGGTCACCAGGACATTGTGCTATACCTCATCACCAAGGCCAAGTACTCCTCTGGGGCCCGGTGA
- the ambp gene encoding protein AMBP, whose translation MQKAVFLAFTLILEWTCSSQALVLPEPLYPTQENFDLTRFLGTWHDVAVAKTCRHDCPAKDSAIGKLVLQKGSAEDKLQMTRTVLKNGTCKHKSGDYNLTPTPGRFRYAKWDAQVDAYVVHTNYEEYALMIMMKERSAGQNCTTVKLYSRTMEVRDTVLDDFQTLVGEQGMSDDNVVIKLNKGDCVPGEQVEEPIVVEKVKRDVESTKPLEEMEFEGSADDTLMFNGSEVCSLGVEAGPCFGIHPRYFYNSSAMSCQMFHYGGCLGNKNNFKSERECLQRCRTEAVCRLPLTAVTCSGEPLNWSFDSTLGECVPYKAGFCQTNGNKFYSKAECDEYCGVKNAKLLQD comes from the exons ATGCAGAAAGCTGTGTTTCTAGCTTTTACGCTAATCCTGGAATGGACCTGCAGCAGCCAGGCTCTGGTTCTCCCAGAACCTCTGTATCCTACGCAGGAGAACTTTGACCTAACCAGG TTTTTAGGGACTTGGCATGATGTCGCTGTGGCCAAGACATGCCGTCATGATTGCCCCGCGAAGGACTCTGCAATCGGCAAACTGGTGCTGCAGAAAGGTTCCGCTGAGGATAAACTGCAAATGACCAGAACAGTACTCAA AAATGGGACCTGTAAGCACAAAAGTGGAGACTATAATCTAACTCCAACACCGGGACGTTTTCGTTATGCAA AGTGGGACGCCCAAGTGGACGCCTACGTGGTGCACACTAACTACGAGGAATACGCCCTCATGATAATGATGAAGGAGAGATCAGCGGGCCAGAACTGCACCACAGTGAAGCTTTACA GTAGGACCATGGAGGTGAGGGACACGGTGCTGGATGACTTTCAAACGCTGGTCGGAGAACAAGGGATGAGCGACGACAACGTTGTCATTAAACTTAACAAAG GTGACTGTGTTCCTGGTGAGCAGGTGGAAGAGCCAATTGTGGTCGAG AAGGTGAAGAGGGACGTAGAATCAACTAAGCCGCTGGAAGAAATGGAATTTGAAGGCTCTGCTGACGACACCCTCATGTTCAACGGATCAG AGGTGTGCAGTCTAGGAGTGGAGGCGGGGCCTTGTTTTGGTATACATCCCCGCTACTTCTACAACTCCAGCGCCATGAGTTGTCAGATGTTCCACTATGGAGGTTGTCTGGGCAACAAGAACAACTTTAAGAGCGAGAGGGAGTGTCTGcagaggtgccgcactgaag CGGTGTGTCGTCTCCCCCTGACCGCCGTGACGTGCTCGGGTGAGCCCCTCAACTGGTCTTTTGATTCCACCCTGGGCGAGTGTGTGCCTTACAAAGCAGGCTTCTGCCAGACCAACGGCAACAAGTTCTACAGCAAGGCCGAGTGTGATGAGTACTGCGGCGTAAAAA ATGCAAAACTCTTGCAAGACTAA